One part of the Mycobacterium marinum genome encodes these proteins:
- a CDS encoding glycosyltransferase family 2 protein — protein MPGETVTVVLPCLNEAESLPGVLAAIPASYRALVVDNNSTDDTAAVAARHGAEVVAESQPGYGAAVHAGVVAAKTPIVAVIDADGSMDPADLPRLVAELDRGADLVTGRRRPVPGLHWPWVARIGTVVMSWRLRTRHGLPVHDIAPMRVARRDALLALGVVDRRSGYPLELLVRAAAAGWRVVEFDVSYGPRTGGKSKVSGSLRGSMIAILDFWKVIS, from the coding sequence ATGCCAGGCGAAACGGTGACAGTGGTCTTGCCCTGTCTCAACGAGGCAGAGTCGCTACCCGGGGTGCTGGCCGCCATTCCGGCTTCCTACCGGGCGCTGGTGGTCGACAACAACAGCACCGACGACACCGCGGCGGTGGCTGCCCGGCATGGCGCGGAGGTGGTTGCCGAGTCGCAGCCCGGCTACGGCGCGGCCGTGCACGCGGGTGTGGTGGCGGCGAAGACCCCGATTGTGGCGGTGATCGACGCGGACGGCTCGATGGATCCCGCCGACCTTCCCCGGTTGGTCGCCGAACTCGACCGGGGCGCGGACCTGGTGACCGGTCGCCGGCGTCCGGTACCCGGCCTGCACTGGCCGTGGGTCGCCCGCATCGGCACGGTGGTGATGAGCTGGCGGCTGCGTACCCGCCACGGTCTGCCGGTGCATGACATCGCGCCCATGCGGGTGGCGCGCCGGGATGCCTTGCTCGCCCTGGGGGTGGTCGACCGGCGGTCGGGCTATCCGTTGGAGCTGCTGGTGCGCGCCGCCGCGGCGGGCTGGCGCGTGGTGGAGTTCGACGTCTCCTACGGTCCCCGGACCGGCGGGAAGTCCAAGGTCAGCGGTTCGTTGCGGGGCAGCATGATCGCGATCCTGGACTTCTGGAAGGTCATCTCGTGA
- a CDS encoding TIGR04282 family arsenosugar biosynthesis glycosyltransferase — MSHAPVTLLVVAKAPEPGLAKTRLAATVGDQIAADIAAAALLDTLDAVAATPAASRVVALTGDLANAARGAEIRQRLESFTVIGQRGDDFADRLANAHADAADGYPVLQVGMDTPQISAALLAECARRLLETSAVLGFAVDGGWWVLGVHTPAAAECLRGVPMSQPNTGELTLKALREGGIDVATVQPLADVDVVADVAVVRGACGPDSRFARVTRLAGI; from the coding sequence GTGAGCCACGCACCGGTGACTCTGCTGGTGGTCGCCAAGGCTCCGGAGCCCGGCCTCGCAAAGACCCGCCTCGCCGCGACGGTCGGTGATCAGATCGCCGCCGACATCGCCGCGGCGGCGCTGCTGGACACGCTGGATGCGGTGGCCGCGACGCCAGCGGCCAGCCGCGTGGTGGCGCTGACCGGCGATTTGGCGAACGCGGCCCGCGGCGCCGAGATTCGCCAACGGCTCGAATCGTTCACCGTGATCGGTCAGCGCGGTGACGACTTCGCCGACCGCCTCGCCAACGCGCACGCCGATGCGGCCGACGGATACCCGGTGCTGCAGGTGGGCATGGACACCCCGCAGATCAGCGCCGCCCTGCTCGCCGAGTGCGCCCGCCGGTTGCTCGAGACTTCAGCGGTACTCGGGTTTGCCGTCGACGGTGGCTGGTGGGTGCTGGGGGTGCACACCCCGGCCGCGGCCGAATGCTTGCGCGGTGTGCCCATGTCCCAGCCCAACACCGGTGAGCTCACGCTGAAGGCCCTGCGTGAGGGCGGCATTGACGTGGCTACCGTGCAGCCACTGGCTGACGTCGACGTCGTTGCCGACGTCGCGGTGGTGCGCGGCGCCTGCGGTCCGGACAGCCGTTTCGCACGCGTCACCCGCCTGGCCGGAATCTGA
- a CDS encoding integral membrane protein gives MRIARRETAAVTVGVVLVAAAFVLPRLDLGVKPRRDIGLERFASRAGAAPIFGYWDIHASWGTIAAILLALAVLVWGPRVARKLSWRVLPLATWATACGWAFSLAMIDGFERGFAGRLTTKDEYLSEVGGVTDIPVMLRTFASRIVDYQPNSWTTHVSGHPPGALLTFVWLDRIGLGGGAWAGFLCLLVGSSAAAAMVIAVGALAGAHVARRAAPFVAIAPTAIWIAVSADGYFAGVTAWGITLLAIAVHGGSRFRALWAAGAGLVLGWAIFLSYGLALMGLPALAVLASANHWRTALKALWPAVLAALGVVLAFAVAGFWWFDGYTLVQHRYWQGIAHDRPFQYWSWANLACVVCAIGLGSVAGISRVVDAAAIRRRSGLHLLLLGMVAAILVADLSMLSKAETERIWLPFTVWLTTAPALLRPRSDRLWLAVNAAGALAVNSIIFTNW, from the coding sequence GTGAGGATCGCCCGCCGGGAAACAGCAGCCGTCACCGTGGGTGTCGTCCTGGTTGCCGCCGCGTTCGTGCTGCCGCGGTTGGACTTGGGCGTCAAACCACGCCGTGACATCGGCCTGGAGCGCTTCGCGTCGCGAGCCGGCGCGGCACCGATCTTCGGTTACTGGGACATCCACGCCAGTTGGGGCACCATTGCCGCGATCCTGCTGGCGCTGGCCGTCCTGGTTTGGGGTCCGCGGGTGGCACGAAAGCTCTCCTGGCGGGTGCTACCGCTGGCCACCTGGGCGACCGCGTGCGGATGGGCTTTTTCGCTGGCCATGATCGACGGGTTTGAGCGCGGTTTCGCCGGCCGGCTGACCACCAAGGACGAGTACCTCTCGGAGGTCGGCGGCGTCACCGACATCCCCGTCATGCTGCGCACGTTCGCCAGCCGGATTGTTGACTACCAGCCGAACTCCTGGACCACCCATGTTTCCGGACATCCGCCGGGCGCGCTATTGACGTTCGTCTGGCTGGATCGGATCGGTCTGGGCGGCGGCGCCTGGGCCGGATTTCTGTGCCTGCTGGTCGGCTCCAGCGCGGCGGCGGCGATGGTGATCGCCGTGGGCGCATTGGCCGGCGCGCACGTCGCGCGCCGGGCCGCACCGTTTGTGGCGATCGCGCCGACGGCGATCTGGATCGCGGTCTCGGCCGACGGATACTTCGCCGGGGTCACGGCCTGGGGTATCACGCTGCTGGCCATTGCGGTGCACGGCGGATCCCGGTTCAGGGCGCTGTGGGCCGCCGGAGCGGGTCTGGTGCTGGGCTGGGCCATCTTCCTCAGCTATGGCCTGGCGCTGATGGGACTGCCCGCCTTGGCGGTGCTGGCGTCCGCGAACCACTGGCGCACCGCCCTGAAGGCGTTGTGGCCGGCCGTGTTGGCGGCGTTGGGGGTGGTGCTGGCCTTCGCCGTCGCGGGGTTCTGGTGGTTCGACGGGTACACGCTGGTGCAGCACCGCTACTGGCAGGGCATCGCCCACGACCGACCGTTTCAGTATTGGTCCTGGGCCAATCTCGCGTGCGTGGTCTGCGCGATCGGATTGGGCAGCGTCGCCGGGATCAGCCGGGTGGTCGATGCCGCCGCGATCCGCCGCCGCTCCGGTTTGCACCTGCTGCTGCTGGGCATGGTGGCCGCCATCCTCGTTGCCGATTTGAGCATGCTCAGCAAGGCCGAGACCGAGCGAATCTGGCTGCCGTTCACCGTTTGGCTGACCACCGCCCCGGCGTTGCTCAGGCCCCGGTCGGATCGGCTGTGGCTGGCGGTCAACGCGGCCGGGGCGTTGGCGGTAAACAGCATCATCTTCACCAACTGGTAG
- the menE gene encoding o-succinylbenzoate--CoA ligase yields MLAGRAPATVAVGARPDPAVVSALRVGDQIDDDVALVVTTSGTTGAPKGALLTAAALIASASATHHRLGGAGNWLLAVPAIHIAGLQVLVRSALTGTVPVELDVSAGFDITELPRAVDKLGSGRRYTSLVAAQLAKVLGDPAATAALAELDAVLIGGGPAPRPVLDAAAAAGIRIVRTYGMSETCGGCVYDGVALDGVQLRVAADGRIMIGGATLAKGYRNPVQPDPFAEPGWFRTDDLGALDDSGVLSVLGRADDAISTGGLTVLPQLVESALATHAAVSDCAVFGLDDDRLGQRVAAAIVVRAHCPTPTLDQLRAHVAGTLAITAAPRELHVVDELPRRGIGKIDRRALVRRFAAATDQ; encoded by the coding sequence ATTCTTGCCGGCCGGGCTCCGGCAACGGTCGCGGTGGGGGCAAGACCTGACCCCGCGGTGGTGAGCGCGTTGCGGGTCGGCGACCAGATCGATGACGATGTGGCGCTGGTCGTCACGACGTCGGGAACCACCGGGGCGCCCAAGGGGGCGCTGCTGACCGCGGCCGCGTTGATCGCCAGCGCGTCGGCGACCCATCACCGCCTGGGCGGAGCCGGCAACTGGCTACTGGCCGTGCCCGCGATTCACATCGCCGGCCTGCAGGTCCTGGTGCGCAGCGCGCTCACCGGTACCGTCCCGGTCGAACTCGATGTGTCCGCCGGGTTCGACATCACCGAACTCCCTCGTGCTGTCGACAAGTTGGGTTCCGGCCGGCGATACACCTCGCTGGTCGCCGCTCAGCTGGCCAAGGTGCTGGGCGACCCCGCCGCCACCGCCGCCCTGGCCGAACTGGACGCGGTGCTGATCGGGGGTGGACCGGCTCCGCGTCCGGTGCTCGACGCCGCTGCCGCCGCCGGCATCCGGATCGTTCGCACCTACGGGATGAGCGAAACCTGCGGAGGCTGCGTGTACGACGGTGTTGCCCTCGACGGCGTGCAACTGCGCGTGGCCGCGGACGGCCGCATCATGATCGGCGGCGCAACGCTGGCCAAGGGGTACCGCAACCCGGTACAACCCGACCCGTTCGCCGAGCCCGGCTGGTTTCGTACCGACGACCTCGGGGCGCTCGATGATTCGGGCGTGCTCAGCGTGCTGGGCCGCGCCGACGACGCGATCAGCACGGGCGGGCTCACCGTGCTGCCGCAGCTGGTGGAATCCGCGCTGGCCACCCACGCCGCGGTGAGCGACTGCGCGGTGTTCGGACTCGACGATGACCGGCTGGGTCAGCGGGTCGCCGCGGCGATCGTGGTCCGCGCCCACTGCCCCACCCCGACGCTGGATCAACTTCGGGCACACGTCGCCGGCACGCTGGCCATCACCGCCGCACCCCGAGAACTGCACGTCGTCGACGAGCTGCCGCGGCGCGGCATCGGCAAGATCGATCGACGGGCGTTGGTGCGTCGATTCGCCGCCGCAACCGACCAATAG
- a CDS encoding DUF3349 domain-containing protein: protein MNRFLTSIVSWLRAGYPDGVPPTDSFALLALLCRRLSNEDVTTVATELMRRGEFDQIDIGVAITQITDDLPSPEDIERVRARLAATGWPLDDAREDRA from the coding sequence GTGAATCGATTTCTTACCTCGATCGTGTCGTGGCTGCGTGCGGGCTATCCCGACGGAGTTCCACCGACCGACTCCTTTGCGTTACTTGCACTGCTTTGCCGGCGGCTGTCCAACGAGGACGTCACAACCGTCGCCACCGAACTGATGCGACGCGGTGAGTTCGACCAGATCGACATCGGGGTGGCCATCACCCAGATCACCGACGATTTGCCATCTCCGGAGGACATCGAGCGAGTCCGGGCCCGGCTGGCCGCCACGGGCTGGCCATTGGACGACGCCCGCGAGGACCGCGCATAA
- a CDS encoding inorganic phosphate transporter: MNIDLFLLIIVVITALAFDFTNGFHDTGNAMATSIASGALAPRTAVILSAALNLLGAFLSTAVAATIAKGLIDANLVTLELVFAGLVGGIVWNLLTWLLGIPSSSSHALIGGIVGATIAAVGGRGVIWSGVVSKVIVPAVVAALLATLVGAIGTWLVYRITAAVSEKDTERGFRRGQIGSASLVSLAHGTNDAQKTMGVIFLALMSYGAVSTSATMPPLWVIVSCALAMAGGTYLGGWRIIRTLGKGLVEIKPPQGMAAEASSAAVILLSAHFGYALSTTQVATGSVLGSGVGKPGAEVRWGVATRMVAAWVITLPLAGLVGAITYWLVHMIGGYPGAIIGFALLCLVAATIWLRSRKARVDHTNVNAEWEGSLTAGLDGAPGPTAPSPPDRKRPPPPPPPSPHSNGHTPKYGTDDALTAGNPS, translated from the coding sequence GTGAACATCGATTTGTTCCTCTTGATCATCGTCGTTATCACGGCTTTGGCATTCGACTTCACCAACGGCTTTCACGACACCGGCAACGCCATGGCGACCTCCATCGCCAGCGGCGCCCTGGCGCCCAGAACAGCCGTCATACTTTCGGCCGCGTTGAACCTGCTAGGCGCCTTTTTGTCCACCGCTGTCGCGGCGACCATCGCCAAAGGTCTGATCGATGCAAACCTGGTGACCTTGGAGTTGGTATTCGCCGGACTGGTCGGTGGCATCGTGTGGAACCTGCTGACCTGGCTGCTGGGCATCCCCTCGAGCTCGTCGCACGCGTTGATCGGGGGCATCGTCGGAGCGACGATCGCCGCCGTCGGCGGCCGCGGCGTCATCTGGAGCGGGGTGGTGTCCAAGGTCATCGTGCCCGCGGTGGTGGCCGCGCTGCTGGCCACCCTGGTCGGGGCGATCGGCACCTGGCTGGTTTACCGGATCACCGCGGCCGTCTCGGAGAAGGACACCGAGCGCGGGTTCCGTCGCGGTCAGATCGGCTCCGCGTCGCTGGTCTCCCTGGCGCACGGCACCAACGACGCACAGAAGACGATGGGCGTGATTTTCCTGGCCCTGATGTCCTACGGCGCGGTCAGCACCTCTGCCACCATGCCTCCGTTGTGGGTGATTGTGTCCTGCGCCTTGGCGATGGCCGGCGGCACTTACCTCGGTGGCTGGCGCATCATCCGGACGCTGGGCAAGGGTCTGGTCGAAATCAAGCCGCCCCAGGGCATGGCCGCCGAGGCATCATCGGCCGCGGTCATCCTGTTGTCGGCGCACTTCGGCTACGCACTGTCGACCACCCAGGTCGCCACCGGCTCGGTGCTGGGCAGTGGCGTCGGCAAGCCCGGCGCCGAGGTCCGCTGGGGCGTGGCCACCCGGATGGTGGCAGCGTGGGTGATCACACTTCCGCTGGCCGGCCTGGTCGGAGCGATCACCTACTGGCTGGTCCACATGATCGGCGGGTACCCCGGCGCCATCATCGGTTTCGCCCTGCTGTGTCTGGTCGCCGCCACCATCTGGCTCCGCTCGCGCAAGGCGCGGGTCGACCACACCAACGTGAACGCGGAGTGGGAAGGCAGCCTCACTGCCGGGCTGGACGGGGCACCGGGACCGACCGCGCCATCGCCGCCGGATCGAAAGCGACCGCCGCCACCACCACCGCCGAGTCCCCACTCCAACGGTCACACGCCGAAGTACGGCACTGACGACGCGCTCACGGCTGGTAACCCCTCATGA
- a CDS encoding VOC family protein produces MEILASRILLRPVDYQASLTFYRDQIGLAIAREYPSGTVFFAGQSLLELAGYGEPEHGLGPFPGALWLQVRDIAATQAELESRQVPIAREARREPWGLHEMHVTDPDGITLIFVEVPGNHPLRRDTRSERQRTQG; encoded by the coding sequence ATGGAGATTCTGGCCAGCCGGATACTGCTCCGGCCGGTGGATTATCAGGCCTCACTAACCTTCTACCGCGATCAGATCGGTCTGGCGATCGCACGCGAATACCCCTCCGGAACAGTCTTTTTCGCCGGGCAGTCGCTACTCGAGCTGGCCGGGTACGGCGAGCCGGAGCACGGTCTGGGACCATTTCCCGGTGCGTTGTGGCTGCAGGTCCGTGACATCGCGGCAACCCAGGCCGAGTTGGAGAGCCGCCAGGTGCCGATCGCCCGTGAGGCGCGTCGCGAACCCTGGGGTCTGCATGAGATGCACGTCACAGATCCGGATGGAATCACGCTGATTTTTGTGGAGGTGCCCGGCAACCACCCGTTGCGCAGGGACACCCGAAGTGAACGACAACGAACGCAAGGTTAA
- a CDS encoding maleylpyruvate isomerase family mycothiol-dependent enzyme yields MADIWTTIAAERGALADDLATLPADRWETPSLCAGWRVRDVVAHLCATASLNPARFFLGMAAAGFSFDRFTNGQLAKHLGPDPAATLDEFRGLQHATSAPPGPKVSWLGEIVLHGADIRQPLGIPHTYSPGALRQTIDFYRGSNLLSGAKKRISGLQLCATDDDWRHGQGERVEGPLLSLLLAMTGRAAGCVDLTGPGAQLLRSRCSGT; encoded by the coding sequence ATGGCTGACATCTGGACCACGATCGCGGCCGAGCGCGGCGCACTCGCCGACGACCTGGCCACACTGCCGGCAGATCGATGGGAAACCCCGTCGCTGTGCGCCGGGTGGAGGGTGCGCGACGTGGTGGCGCACCTATGCGCCACCGCATCGCTGAATCCGGCCCGGTTCTTTCTCGGGATGGCGGCCGCCGGGTTCAGCTTCGACAGGTTCACCAACGGGCAACTGGCCAAACACCTAGGCCCCGATCCGGCCGCCACCCTCGACGAATTCCGCGGCCTGCAGCACGCGACGTCGGCGCCACCGGGCCCCAAGGTGTCGTGGCTGGGCGAGATCGTGTTGCATGGCGCCGACATCCGGCAGCCGCTGGGCATCCCGCATACGTACTCGCCGGGGGCGCTTCGCCAGACCATCGACTTCTACCGGGGCTCCAACCTGCTCAGCGGCGCCAAGAAGCGAATTTCAGGACTCCAGCTATGCGCCACCGATGACGATTGGCGACACGGCCAGGGCGAGCGCGTCGAGGGACCACTGTTGTCGCTGCTGCTCGCCATGACCGGGCGGGCCGCGGGCTGCGTCGATCTCACCGGCCCGGGAGCCCAACTCCTGCGCAGCAGGTGCTCCGGAACGTGA
- a CDS encoding SDR family oxidoreductase, with amino-acid sequence MSKSPLRRLTEQITLAGMRPPIAPQLLVNRPPIKPVALDGKRVMITGASSGIGEAAAEQFARQGATVIAVARRKDLLDAVADRITASGGVARSAPCDISDLDAVDALVADIDNRLGGVDILINNAGRSIRRPLAESLQRWHDVERTMVLNYYGPLRLIRGLAPGMLERGDGHIINVTTWGVLSEASPLFSVYNASKAALSAVSRTIETEWGRGGVHSTTLYYPLVATPMIAPTKAYSGMPALTPQEAAEWMITAARTRPVRIAPRIALMAKALNTLGPRWVNTLMQQRDDQLNDR; translated from the coding sequence GTGAGCAAGAGCCCGTTGCGCCGGTTGACCGAGCAGATCACGCTGGCCGGCATGCGGCCGCCGATCGCACCACAACTGCTGGTCAACCGGCCACCGATCAAACCGGTTGCCCTCGACGGCAAGCGCGTCATGATCACCGGCGCCTCCTCGGGTATCGGCGAAGCCGCCGCCGAGCAGTTCGCCCGCCAGGGCGCCACCGTGATCGCCGTCGCCCGCCGCAAGGACTTGCTGGACGCGGTGGCCGACCGCATCACCGCCTCGGGTGGGGTGGCCAGGTCGGCGCCCTGCGACATCTCCGACCTCGACGCCGTCGACGCATTGGTCGCCGACATCGACAACCGTCTTGGCGGGGTCGACATCCTGATCAACAACGCCGGCCGCTCCATCCGCCGGCCGCTGGCCGAATCGCTGCAGCGCTGGCACGACGTGGAGCGGACCATGGTGCTCAACTATTACGGCCCGCTGCGGCTGATCCGCGGGCTGGCACCGGGGATGCTCGAACGCGGCGACGGGCACATCATCAACGTCACGACCTGGGGCGTGCTGTCGGAGGCCTCGCCACTGTTCTCGGTATACAACGCATCCAAGGCCGCACTGTCGGCGGTCAGCCGGACGATCGAAACGGAGTGGGGCCGCGGCGGCGTCCATTCCACCACGCTCTACTACCCGCTGGTGGCCACACCGATGATCGCGCCGACCAAGGCCTACTCCGGGATGCCCGCACTGACCCCACAGGAGGCCGCGGAGTGGATGATCACCGCCGCGCGCACCCGTCCGGTGCGGATCGCGCCCAGGATCGCCCTGATGGCCAAGGCGCTGAACACCCTGGGCCCCCGGTGGGTCAATACACTTATGCAACAGCGTGACGACCAGCTCAACGATCGCTGA
- a CDS encoding 1,4-dihydroxy-2-naphthoyl-CoA synthase → MSDNPFDTGVWRLVDGFDELTDITYHRHVQDATVRVAFNRPEVRNAFRPHTVDELYRVLDHARMSPDVGVVLLTGNGPSPKDGGWAFCSGGDQRIRGRSGYQYASGDTADTVDIARAGRLHILEVQRLIRFMPKVVICLVNGWAAGGGHSLHVVCDLTLASRQHARFKQTDADVGSFDGGYGSAYLARQVGQKFAREIFFLGRPYTAEQMHHMGAVNEVVDHAELERVGVQWAADINAKSPQAQRMLKYAFNLLDDGLVGQQLFAGEATRLAYMTDEAVEGRDAFLEKRAPDWSGFPRYF, encoded by the coding sequence TTGAGCGACAACCCCTTTGATACTGGCGTGTGGAGACTCGTCGACGGTTTCGACGAGCTGACCGACATCACCTATCACCGCCACGTCCAAGACGCCACCGTCCGGGTGGCGTTCAATCGTCCCGAAGTGCGCAACGCGTTCCGGCCGCACACCGTCGACGAGCTATATCGCGTACTGGACCACGCGCGAATGTCTCCCGACGTCGGCGTGGTGCTGTTGACCGGCAACGGGCCGTCCCCCAAGGACGGTGGCTGGGCCTTCTGCTCCGGTGGGGACCAACGCATCCGGGGACGCAGTGGCTATCAGTACGCAAGCGGAGACACCGCAGACACCGTTGACATCGCGCGGGCGGGCCGGCTGCACATCCTCGAGGTGCAACGGCTGATCAGGTTCATGCCCAAGGTCGTTATCTGTCTGGTCAACGGCTGGGCGGCCGGCGGCGGGCACAGCCTGCACGTGGTCTGCGACCTCACCCTGGCCAGCCGCCAGCATGCCCGTTTCAAGCAGACCGACGCCGACGTGGGCAGCTTCGACGGCGGCTACGGCAGCGCGTATCTGGCCCGCCAGGTCGGCCAGAAATTCGCCCGGGAGATCTTCTTTCTGGGCCGGCCGTACACGGCGGAGCAGATGCATCACATGGGCGCGGTGAACGAGGTCGTCGACCATGCCGAGCTGGAGCGGGTGGGGGTGCAATGGGCGGCGGACATCAACGCGAAGTCGCCGCAGGCGCAACGAATGCTCAAGTACGCGTTCAACCTGCTCGATGATGGGCTGGTGGGTCAGCAGCTGTTCGCCGGGGAGGCCACCCGGCTGGCCTACATGACCGACGAGGCCGTGGAGGGCCGCGACGCCTTCCTGGAAAAGCGCGCACCGGATTGGAGCGGCTTTCCGCGGTATTTCTAG
- the fadD8 gene encoding fatty-acid--CoA ligase FadD8 — protein sequence MSDDLLRNPTHNGHLLVGALKRHKNRPVLFLGDTTLTGGQLAERISQYIQAFEALGAGTGVTVGLLSLNRPEVLMILGASQARGYRRTALHPLGSLDDHAYVLSDAGASALIIDPNPMFVERALGLLEKVDSLKQVLTIGPVPEALEDRAVDLSAEAAKYQPKPLVVADLPPNHIGGLTYTGGTTGKPKGVIGTAGNITAMTSIQLAEWEWPEHPRFLMCTPLSHAGAAFFTPTLVKGGEMIVLAKFDPGEVLRVIEEQRITATMLVPSMLYALMDHPDSHTRDLSSLETVYYGASAINPVRLAEAIDRFGPIFAQYYGQSEAPMVITYLPKADHDEKRLTSCGRPTLFARVALLGEDGQPVPQGEPGEICVSGPLLAGGYWNKPDDTAQTFRDGWLHTGDMAREDEDGFYFIVDRVKDMIVTGGFNVFPREVEDVVAEHSAVAQVCVVGAPDEKWGEAVTAVVVLRADAARDDAAIETMTAEIQAAVKQRKGSVQSPKQVVVVDSLPLTGLGKPDKKAVRARFWEGAGRAVG from the coding sequence ATGAGTGACGATCTGTTGCGCAATCCAACTCACAACGGCCACCTGCTGGTGGGCGCGCTCAAGCGGCACAAGAACCGGCCGGTGCTGTTCCTGGGCGACACCACGCTCACCGGTGGCCAGCTGGCCGAGCGGATCAGCCAGTACATCCAGGCGTTCGAGGCACTGGGCGCCGGCACCGGGGTCACCGTCGGCCTGTTGTCACTCAACCGCCCCGAGGTGCTGATGATCCTCGGCGCCAGCCAGGCTCGCGGCTATCGCCGTACCGCGCTGCATCCGCTGGGTTCGCTCGACGATCACGCCTACGTGCTCTCCGACGCGGGGGCCAGCGCGCTGATCATCGACCCCAACCCGATGTTCGTCGAGCGGGCGCTGGGACTGCTGGAAAAGGTGGACTCGCTCAAGCAGGTCCTGACCATCGGACCGGTACCCGAAGCCCTCGAGGACCGAGCGGTCGACCTGTCCGCGGAAGCGGCCAAATACCAGCCGAAGCCGCTGGTCGTCGCCGACCTGCCGCCGAACCACATCGGCGGCCTGACCTACACCGGCGGCACCACCGGCAAGCCCAAGGGAGTGATTGGCACTGCCGGCAACATCACCGCCATGACCTCGATCCAGCTCGCCGAATGGGAATGGCCCGAGCACCCGCGGTTCCTGATGTGCACACCGCTGTCGCATGCCGGGGCCGCTTTTTTCACCCCCACCCTGGTCAAGGGCGGCGAGATGATCGTGCTCGCCAAGTTCGACCCGGGTGAAGTGTTGAGGGTCATCGAAGAACAGCGCATCACCGCAACCATGCTGGTGCCGTCGATGCTGTACGCGTTGATGGACCACCCGGATTCACACACCCGCGATCTGTCCTCGCTGGAGACCGTCTACTACGGCGCTTCTGCCATCAACCCGGTGCGGCTGGCCGAGGCGATCGACCGGTTCGGCCCCATCTTTGCGCAGTACTACGGGCAATCCGAGGCGCCAATGGTGATCACCTACCTGCCCAAGGCCGATCACGACGAGAAGCGGCTGACCTCCTGTGGACGCCCGACGCTGTTCGCCCGGGTGGCATTGCTGGGTGAGGACGGCCAGCCGGTACCGCAGGGTGAGCCGGGTGAGATCTGTGTCAGCGGGCCGCTACTGGCCGGCGGTTACTGGAACAAACCGGACGACACCGCGCAGACTTTCCGAGACGGCTGGCTGCACACCGGCGACATGGCCCGCGAAGACGAGGACGGCTTCTATTTCATCGTCGACCGGGTCAAGGACATGATCGTCACCGGCGGCTTCAATGTGTTTCCCCGTGAGGTCGAAGACGTCGTGGCCGAGCACTCGGCGGTCGCGCAGGTGTGCGTGGTCGGGGCACCGGATGAGAAGTGGGGCGAGGCCGTCACCGCGGTGGTGGTGTTGCGTGCCGACGCGGCCCGCGATGACGCCGCGATCGAGACCATGACCGCCGAGATCCAGGCCGCGGTCAAGCAGCGCAAGGGCTCGGTGCAATCGCCCAAGCAGGTGGTGGTCGTCGACTCGTTGCCATTGACCGGGCTGGGCAAGCCGGACAAGAAGGCCGTCCGGGCACGGTTCTGGGAGGGCGCCGGCCGCGCTGTGGGCTGA